A window of Desulfobulbus oralis genomic DNA:
CCCGCTCAGGTCCGGCGGGCGCGTGCAGGGCCTGCCAGCCGTGCAGCGCACCGGTACAGCAGAAAAGCGGCAGCCCGGCCCAGACCAGGGCCCGCCTGGGAGAGCAGCACAACAGGGCGATCAGGCAGAGGGCGATGGCGGCCAGCAGAATCGCGATGAACGGCGAGTCTGGGGCCAGACGCGGGGCCAGTTGCTGCGCCGCCGCAATGCCCAGCATAAAGGCCAGACTCAAAAGCGGCAGCAGATGATGACGGCACCAGGCCATGCGTGCACCGGAACAGGGCTGCCGGCCTCAGGGGCCAGACAGCCAGGGCTCGATCAACTGCAGATGCCGCTGCACCACGCCCCGCTGCGCCAACAGCCAGTTGAGCGCTGCGCCGCCCCTGCGCTCACGCTCCCGCTCATCCGTAAGGAGACGCCGCAAAGCGTCCTCGAGACTCCGGATCTCCAGCCGGAGCGCGCCGCCCACAGCCTCAAGGGCGGCAGCGATCTCGGCAAAGTCCGCCATGTGCGGGCCAAAGCAGACAGGAATACCCGCTGCCGCAGCTTCCACCGGATTGTGTCCGCCCAAAGGGACCAGCGAGCCCCCGATAAAAGCCACATCAGCCAGGGGATAACAGCCAGCCAGCTCGCCCAGGGTATCCAGCAGCAGGAAAGGGCCCTGCCCCGCCTCCCTCGGCTGGCTGCGGCGGCGGAAAATCAGCCCGGATTGGGCAGCCAGCGCCGAAATGGCCTCCGCCCGGCCGGGCTGACGTGGCGCCAGGAGGATCTGCAGATCCGGGATTGTCGCGCGCAGACGGGCACAGACCAGCAGCAGCAGTTCCTCCTCGCCCGGGTGCGTGGAGCCAAGGAGCAAAAGCGGCCCATGCTCGGCAAAGCCGTACCGGCGCCGCAGGCCCCTGCTCCATGCCTGCCGCTGCCCCGGGGCGGCGGTGAGCGCCCTGGTTTCAGCCGCGTCGAACTTCAGATTGCCCAGGGTGTGGATGCGGGCAGGCGCGAGCCCCAGACTGGCCATGTTGTCGGCATCCGCATCGGTCTGCATGCAGAGGGCGGAAAAACAACGGAACATGGGCGCAAAAAACCAGGAAAAACGCTGGTAGCGGGCAAAGGAACGCGCAGTGATGCGGCCGTTCACCAGCAGGGCCGGCACACCGGCCTGGGCGAGCTGCTGCAGCCAGCCCGGCCAGAAGTCCGTTTCCACCTGTATGAAGACCGCAGGCCGTATCGTGCGGATGAAATGGCGGACGACCGGGTAGAGATCATAGGGCGCGGCCACGATGGCCTGGCAGAGTTCCGCAACGTGGGTCCTGGCCACGGCCTCGCCGCTTTTCGTGGTCACGCTCAGCACGATGGGCGCCTCCGGCCATCTGCTTCGCAGTCCCCGCAGCAGGGGGGCGCAGGAGCTCAGCTCGCCCACCGAGAGCGCGTGTACCCAGAAGACCGGCCCCTGCAGCCACCCCAGCCGGCGGGTCAGGCCAAAACCCAGTCGTGCCGGCACCCTGGCCCGGTACCTGGGATGCAGACAGGCTGCCGCGAGCAGCAGCAGGATGAACGGAGCAAGCAGAAGGCGCAGCAGATTGTAAAACAGCAACATGGTGGCGTCGGGGGAGCGGGAAAGGAGAACTGGCCTCGGTAAAAAATGAAGCGGCAATGCAAGCGCCGTCAGAGCCTCGGTGCCGGCCCATGGCGAGTCGGTGCGGGCTCATTCGGGACTTTTGCCAAACCTGACATCGCCGACAAGAGTGCCTGGCACTGCCGCAAAAAAAAGCGCATAATGCAGACCCGTCAACAAAAAGATGCCCCGGACTTTGGGCGAATATGAACGCGAATCACGATCTTTCCCGCTTTGTGTCGGCGCAGGAGGGCCGTTACGAGATGGCCTACGCCGAACTGGCAAACGGCCGCAAACGCAGCCACTGGATGTGGTACATCTTTCCCCAGCTTTCAGGCCTGGGCTCCAGCCCCATGGCGCGGCGCTATGCCTTGAGCGGTCTGGAAGAGGCCAAAGCCTTCCTGGTGCATCCGCTGCTGGGGACAAGGCTTGTCCACATTTCGGCGCTGCTGCTGAGCCTTGAGACAAACAAGCCCACCGAAATTTTCGGTTTTCCGGACGACATCAAGCTCCGCTCGTCCATGACGCTCTTTGCCCTGGCCCGCCCCGAAGAGCCGGTGTTTCAGTAGGTGCTCGACAGGTTCTTCGGCGGTGACAAAGATCCGCTGACCCTGCGGCTTTTGCGAATAGGGTGATGGAAAAAACTGTTTAAAGATTTCAATCCGCGCCCTCTGAGGGCATTGCTGTCCGGCGCACCCGGGCGGGCCTGCGGTCAGGATGCTGTGGGCGTGGCCCCTGCCCTACTCTTCTTCAGACTCATGCTGCAAAAACGAGGGCCGCTGCTCCGGCGAATAGGGAATGCGCCCCCGCTCTTCCAGAATCGCCTCGAACTCCAGAAGCTGCGCCTCGGTTTCGATGCTGTCCACGCCCAGTTGGTCGTGGCGGCAACTGCAGTGCACGAGCTGGCCACCGCACCAGGGGCAAATCTCCACCACGCAGCCCAGCTCGTGATATTCGCCGCTGGCCGCATGGCAGACCGGGCACAGCTCCTCATCCTGATTCAGGGCTTCGTAGTTGGGCAGCTCGCCCGTGGCTTTGCGCACGAAATCATCCACGCTCTCGTAGCCGAAAAAGTCCAGCAACTCGTCGGTCAGACAGCCGTCCTTCACGTCTCCATGAAACTCGACGCCCTCGTCGGAGACCAGATACACGTAGCGCCCGCTGCCGCTTGCCAGTGCCAGCAGGAAGATGCCCTGCCTGCGGTCTATGCGCAGAATTTCGCGCGCCCAGTCCTCGGCCGCCTCCGGCAGAAAGCTGTAAAACTCCCGCAAGAGCATGAGTGCCAGCCGGTCGTCCCGGTACTGGTCCACCAGATCATCGGCCCCGGCGCGCTGCGCCTCGGGCACGGCATAGTCCATGGCCCGGCGAATATCGCGCAAAAGTGACTTCACATCATTTGCTTCCCGCATGTGCCTCTCCAAAAAAGGCATGAAACCTGAAGAATCCGTGCACTACCGCTCTTCACCGCGCGCCAAGGCGGTCTGGCTTTCCGGACTGTGCCTTCTGCTGTACCACAGCAGCTTGCGGCACACCCCGCGGATCAGGCTGGCCTCTTTCTTCTTCAGGCGTACACGGCCCAGAAACTGGCGGATATTGCGCATCCAGAAGACGTGATTGTCGTCACGCAGGAAGGTGATGATGTCCAGGGCCTCCTCGATGTGCGCATACATGCCTTCCAGGTCATAGGAGTTGGCGAAATCCGACTTGGGCACCCCGGAAAAGGGGTGGGCGTGCAGGGCGGTGTAGAGTTCATAGGCGTGGATGGCCACGGCCTGGGCCAGGTTCAGCGAAGCAAAGTCGGCGGTGGGAATGGTGGAGGCATACTGGCAGAAATCCAGGTCTTCGTTGGTCAGCCCGCTGGCCTCGGAGCCGAACATGAGGGCGATGCGCGTCTCGGCTGCCAGCGGCGCAATCTGCGCCATCACTTCCCGGGGCGTGTGATCTTCCATCCGTCGCCGGCCCTGGCGCGCGGTGGCGCCCACCACAAGCTGAAAAGGCGCGACCGCTTCGGCGGTGGTCGCGCAGTAGTGCATGTCGCGAATCAGAAAGGCGGCCTTGTGGGTGGCCATTTTGAGCATCCGCTCTTCGTCGTGATGCTCATCGCTCACCACATGGAGCCCGTGGATGCCAAAATTGCAGGCAATGCGGGCTGCGGCCCCAATATTTTCCGGGAATTTGGGATGCACCAGGATGATGCCGCAGCCGGAAAGCGCGCCACCATCCACCTGGGAGCGGCCCACCCCTACCTGCCGCTGTGCTGTTCCAGCTCGAGCGGCCCACGGCCCGGCGAGGAGCTGCCGGTCATCCGCCGGATAAAGGGAATGATGCCGCGCTCGGCCCGGACTATCTCTTCTTCCGCCTCCTGAACGGTCATCTGCCAGACCGGCGCAAAGCCGGGCGACTTGGTCATCATCACGTCCACGGCCCGCTGGAACACCTGGAGCTGCCGGAGTTCGGCACGGCCCGGCTTCTGGTTCAGGCTTTGTACCATGTTGCGCAGATTGTCCCGCTCCTGCTTCAGATTTTCCATCTCCTGCTTGCGGCGCTCGGTTTCCACGGCGTCTATTTCCAGCTTGGTTTGCAGATGCTCCCGCAGCTTGCGCCGGTCCCTGTTGAGTTCCCGAATCTTGACACAGCCCCGGAGCCAGACAAAAACCGCTCCGATCAGGCCAAAACCCAAACCAATGGTAAAAGGATTGAAAAGCAGATCGCCAAGCCAGCTGGTATCCATGCGTATGCCTCAAAAGGTAGTGAGAAAGTCCGGGGCCAGCCGCGCGGGCGCCCTTGGCCCGCGGCCAGCCTCCTTGGCCTGCGGGCTCTATTTTTATGGCAAGCATCCGGCAGCGTCAAGGAAAAGCGCAGAAAAGGGGCCTCCACCGAGGTTCAGGCCAGGGAAAAAACAAGGCGCCTGGTGGTGATATCCGCAGTCTCGAGCCGCGCCTGCACCACATCGCCCAACTGAAAAATGCGGCCGTGCCGCTCGCCGATCAGCCGGTGGCGACGCTTGTCGAGCAGATAGTAGTCGGCGGGCAGCAGGCTCATGGGCACGCCGCCGCTGATGCCGCTGGCCTCCAGGTCCAGATAGAGGCCAAAGGAGCTGAAGCCCGAGATGGTGGCGCCAAAGCTTTCGCCCTCCCGCCCGTGCAGACAGAGCACGGCCATACGCGCCAGAACGTCCCGCTCCAGCTCGATGGCCCGGCGCTCACAGCGGGAGAGGTGCAGCCCGGCCTCGGCCAGATCGGCAGCGGCCATGGCTGCTTGCTCCCGCTGCAGCCAGGCCTGCAGGACCCGGTGGGCAATCAGGTCGGGATAGCGGCGAATGGGCGAGGTAAAGTGCAGGTAGGTGTCGGCTGCCAGCCCGAAATGGCCCAGGTTTTCCGGACTATAGCGGGCCTGCAGCATGGAGCGCAGCAGAAGATTGCTGATCATGTAGGCCTGCGGCAGGTCTGCGGACAGGGCCAGCACCTGCGCCACCCAGCCGGAATCCGGCGCTCCGGGCGGCAGTTGCAGGCCCAGGGAGCGGGCCGCGTCGGCAAAAATTTCCAGCTTTTCCGGATCCGGAGCCTCGTGGATGCGGTACAGCACCGGCTGTCGCGCCCGGGCCAGGGTTTCGGCCACGGCCTCGTTGGCAGCCAGCATACAGTCCTCGACGAGCATGTGGGCCCCGGTACGCGCGGCCCGGCGGATGGCCACCACCCTGCCGCCCTTCAGCTCCACCTCCGGCTCCGGCGCGTCGAATTCCAGACTGCCGCGGGTCAGGCGCTGCGCCTTCAGGAGCCTGGCCAGGCTCCTGGCCAGCTCCAGCATGGGCAGAATCGCGGCCGGGGCATGGGCAGGCGGGGCCCCATCCTGAAAGAGCAGCCGGTCGATTTCAGCATAGGTGCAGCGCCTGGCACTTTGAATCAGGCTTTTCGTAAAGCGCTGGCCAGTACGACGGCCGGCCGCATCGAAGCGCAGGATCGCCGTAAAGGCCGGCCGCGGCACATCGGGCATCAGGCTGCACAGGTCGTTCGAGAGCCGCTCCGGCAGCATGGGCAGAACCCGGCCGGGCAGATAAACGCTTGTGCCCCGGCGGTAGGCCTCCCGGTCGAGCGCGCTGCCGGGCCGCACATAGTGGCTCACATCCGCAATGGACACGTAGAGCATGAAGCCGCCCTCCGCCGCCCTGGCCACACAGATGGCGTCGTCAAAATCGCGGGCATCCCCGCCGTCAATGGTCACGTGCGGAAGATGCCGCAGATCTTCCCGGCCCGGCTCGCATTCGCTCAGCTCCGGCAGGGCCGCGACCTCGGCCAGCACCGCCTTGGGGAAGGCAGTGGCAAGGCCGGCCGCAAACAGCGCCATGCGCTCTTGCACAGCCGCATCGAGCGGGTCGCCCAGAATCTGCACGATCTTGGCCTGCGCCTGCCGGCTCTCCGAACCGTAGTCCAGAATCTCGGCCAAGACCGCCAGTCCGTCCGCATTTTTGGCCAGCGCATCCGTTCTGCCCACCACAAAGCTCTGGCTCAGGCGCTCGTTGTCCGGCACGATAAAGCCACCGGCCGGGCTGGCCGAAAAGATACCGCACACCTGCGTCCAGGCCCGCTGCAGCACCCGGCAGACCACGCCTTCCTGCCGGCCCCGCCCCGTGCCCAAAAGCCGCACCGCCACGGTGTCGCCGTGCACGGCTCCGCCCAGATCGCTGCGGGCGATAAAAATATCCTTCCCGCCGGCCAGGGCGCTTTGGCCTGTCGGCGCCACGAAGCCAAAACCCTTGGCCGTTACCTCCAACACCCCCGTGACCTGCCGACGCCCCGTTGCAGGCCGCGGGGCGCGGCCGCCCGCCCGTCGTTGCAGAGCAGCGAATCCAGCGCCCCGTTTCTGCGATCTTCGTTTAATGGCCAATCTATCTCACCGTTTTTCTTAAAAAAGCAAGTATTGTGCCCAGTCGGGCGTTTTTCATGGTATGGCAGAATATCTTCTGCTAAGGTGGAAGCTTGTGTTTCTGCCGGGCTCTGCGCAGAACGCCTGCCCGCAACGCCCCTTTTCCACAGCATGCCGAGGCACCATGCAGCACGGAACATTCGATATCGAAGACTACCGTCAGTCCATGGCGGCCATCATTGGTCTTGGCCCGGAAACCCGGGTTTTCTGGTCGGCCCTGGACTTTGCCTGCGATGCGCACAAAAACCAGCGCCGCCGTTCGGGCGATCCCTACATCATGCATCCCTGTCTGGCAGCGCAGATTCTGGCTGCGGAACTGGACATCCGCTCGCCCGAAATGCTGGCCGCCGCCCTGTTGCACGACACCATCGAGGATGTGAAAGGGGTGGACAGCGCGCTCCTGACGGAGAAATTCGGCCCGGATGTCGCTGCCATTGTCGAAGGCTGCACCAAGGTAACCAATTTCACCGGCGGCCGCCAGACTTTCAAAAAGCTGGTGCACCGCAAAATCTTCAGCGGCGCGGCGGCCAGACTGGAAGTCATGCTGGTCAAACTGGCCGACCGCCTGCACAACATGCGCACCTTAAAAAGCATGCCCAGAGACAAGCGGCAGAAAATCGCCGATGAAACCCTGGACATCTACGCGCCCCTGGCCACGATTCTGGGGCTCTTCGACATCAAGCGCGAACTCTACAATCTGGCCCTCACCCACAAATTCCCGCGTCAGTGCAAGCCCATCAGGGCGCATATCAGGGAACTGCTCAAAAATCCGGATGCCCTGGACATCGTGAACCGCATCAGGGCAGCTCTGGCCGAAAAGGGGCTGAAGGCCTGCGTGGAGCTGCGCACCCGGGAATTGTGGGCCTACTACGACATGCACCACCACATGCTCATGCAGCGCATAGAGACCCCGCAGACCATCGTCATCCTGACCGAGGACCTGGACAGCTGCTACACGGCGCTCGGCGTGGTCAACGGCATCTATGCGCCCTCCCCACGGAGCATCCGGGATTTCATCGCGAGCCCCAAGCCCACCGGCTACCAGTGCCTGCACTGCCGCCCCATCATTGGGGGCAGAAAATATCTGTTCAAAATCCGCACCGAGGAAATGCAGCGCCGGGCGCGACGCGGCATGGTGCGGGACTGGACCATGGGCAGCCGGGCAAGCACCCGTTTTTTCAAACAGATTCAGGAGATGTTCGATATTCTGGGACGCGACGAATCCCTGTCCTACCGCGATCTGATTGCCGCCGGCGACCGCAAGGAAATCTACACCTACACGCCGAAAGGCGACCTCATCTGCCTGCCGGTCAATTCCATTGCCCTGGATTTCGCCTTCCGCATTCACTCCGCCATCGGCCTCTCCTGCACCGGGGCCATGATCGGCCAGCAAAAGGTGCCGGCCAGCCATGTGCTCCAGGACGGCAACGTGGTGCGCATCCTCCGGCAGGACGAACCGGTGGTGTTTGACCAGGAAGTGCAGAGCCTCTGCCAGACCCCGCAGGCGCGCGCGGAACTCTCCAAGACCTTCAGGATCCGGCGCGAGGATGTGTCGAGGCAGATCGGCGCCTCGGTGCTGCAACAGGAGCTGCGGCGCTACGGCATCCCGCGGGAGGTGCTGGACAAGGACATGAGCGGCGTGCTCGACCATTTCGGGCTGCCGGACATGCCGGCGCTGTATCTGGCCCTGGGCGAAAACCGGGTGCGGCTGCCCGAACTGGTGGCCGAAATCCGGGACCGGCTCTACGCCGGCCATCCCACCCTGGTGCCTCCCACCGGCATTCTGAATCAGGTAACCTTTTCCACGGTCGATCCGGTGGTGATGAAGGTCTCGGCCTGCTGCCACCCCAGCCCGCTCGACCGGGGCATCATCGGGCTCCTGAGCGAACGGGGCCTGTCCCTGCACCGGAAGGAATGCCCGCAGCTCGCTCGAATCGATTTTCAGCGGGAAGACGCCGTGGAAGTGCGCTGGCAGCTCTCCAGGACCCCGGTTGTGAAGCTGCAGAAGCTCATCGTTATGCAGGCCACGAAAAGCGCTCTGCTCACCATGCTGGCCAAGGCCCCCGAAATCATGGCGATCTCCGAGGTGGTCCATCTGGGCAGCAGCGACCGTGACAGCGCCTGGGAAATCAGCTTTCGGATCAGCACCCTGCTCGACCTGAAAAAAATCATGCGCCACCTGGAGCACTCCGGCCTCGTCTACGAATTCGAGCTGGATATGTAGGCAAGAGGCGCCGCAAGGGCACGATGTCCCTGTGGCCGGCACGCTGGCCCGGGGCTAGGCCCAGGCCGAAAGCCGCCAGGGTCTCTGCGGCTCCGACTCTTGGATCAGCCGCCGCAGGTGCGCCATGAAGGCCTCCCGGGCGATCTCCTCGGCGCCCAGGCTGAGCAGGTGGCCACTCCGCACCTGGCAGTCGATGAGTTCGAGGGACAGGCTGCCTGCGTTGTGCACGAGGCTTGCCAGGGCAACCTTGGAGGCATCCCGGACTGCGGAAAACATGGATTCCCCAAAGAATACCCGACCCAGCCCCACCCCGTAGAGGCCGCCCACGAGCCGGCCTTCCTGCCAGGTTTCCACGGAATGGGCAAAACCCAGCGCATGCAGGCGGGTATAGGCGGCCCGCATCTCGGGCACAAGCCAGGTGCCCGCCGCCCCGTGGCGCAGCGTGCCGGCGCAGGCGGCAATGACCTGCGCAAAGGCGCGGTCTGCCGTGACCTGAAAAACGCCTGAACGCAGCGTCCGCGCCAGACGGCGCGAAACGTGCATCCTGTCCGGAAAAAGCACCAGTCTGGGATCCGGCGTCCACCAGAGAATCGGGTCATCCGGTCCATACCACGGGAAAATGCCCATCCTGTAGGCGGCAAGCAGCCTGATGGGCGACAAATCGCCGCCCACTGCCAAAAGACCGTCCGGTTCGGCCAGGTCGGGCGACGGGAAAAACGGCTGCCGATGCAAACGGAAAACCGGCATGATGCCTCCTGCACGGGGATGCGGAAATAATTTTGTATTCGGCCCTTATTTTTTGTATCCTGTTGCCATGTAGCGGCGCACTGCCACCGGGCAGAGCATCCTTTCCCATTTCTGGCCAGAAAAGATATCCGATGGACAACGAGAAAAAAAGCTGGGATGACATTCCCGCACTTGATCTGCAGGATCTGCAGGTCGAATGGGACTACAGGGCGGAAATCAGCAACGACAAACGGCGCTCCCAGCGGCTGAGCGATCAGGAGCTGGTCAAGGTGTTCGGCGTGCCCTGCATTCCCGTCAAAATCGCCACCATCAGCTCACTCAACCGCGGCATCCTGCAGGACATCAGCGAAACCGGGGTGGCCGTCCGTCTGCAGGAAGCCCTGCAGGTGAACGAGCGGGTCAAGATGGGCTTTTTTCTGGGCGAAGAGAAGATACTCTGCAAGGGCATTGTTCGCCATGTCAGCGAAGGTTCGCTCGGCCACACCTGCGGCATCAAGCTGGTGAATGTGGATGAGGCCACCAAAACGCGCATCCACAGCGTCTACGTTTCCGTGGCCCTGAAACACGGCAACAGCAGATAAGAGCAGCCATGCAGAACCAGCGGCCAGATTCTTCCGGCATGCCCATGCCACCCTTCCAGAACACCACGAACAGCTTCTTTCCCGGCGCAGGGCGCGAGGCGCTCTGCGAGGAAATCGTGCTTGCCCTGATGAGCGGCAGGCGCTTCCTGAGCCTGGGCGGCGATGCCGGTTCGGGCAAGAGTCTGTGCTGCCAGATCATCATGGAACGCCTGCCCCCGGACTGGATTCCGGTCTACCTGAACCGGCCGGCCAACTCCTATGAGGAGCTGCTCAGGCAGGCCTGCATTGACCTGGGGACAACGGGTGACAGCAGGAGGCCGGGCTTTTCCTGGCCAGACGAGTTCAACCGGCAAGTGCTGGCCCGGCAGGCCGATCTGCACAAGGTGCTGCTGATTCTCGATCAGGGCGAACAGCTTTTCTCCGCCATTCTGGAGCGACTCCTGGACCGCTGCCGCCATACCGGCGACCTGGTTCCGGAGTTTGCCCTGCTCCTGGTCTGTCCGGATACCCTGATGCCGGTGCTGGAACAGCTGGCGCGGCTGGACCCGGCCAACCGGCCCGACAGCATGCACGTGCTGTTACCCATGACGGCCGAAGAATCGGAGCAATACCTGCACTTTCTCCTGCACGCGGCTGGCATCCACTGGGACAAGCACGAGGCCATTCTGAACAGGAAGAGCTGCGCCGCCATTTTTGGACAGGCGAAAGGCAATATCGCCCGCAGCAAGGAGATGGCCGCCACCCTGCTGGCCCAGGCATTGCCTGCCCTGGCTCCGAATGCAGCCAAAGCGGAAGCCGCCCGGGGCGGGGCAGCCGCAACGGAGGCCGGACAAGTAGCATCTCCCCTTGCCCCTGCCAGCTCCGCGGCAGAAGAAGCGCTGCCGGCCCGTGGCGCGGAAGCGGCGCCCAAAAGCGCCGGCATCTCGCCGCCTAAGGCAGCGCCGGCCGTCCCGCAACAGGAAAAATCAGCGGGCGGAGGGCCGCCCCTGGAGCGGGAGGACTGGCCTCAGGAAGAGCAAGCCGCAGGATCGGAGGCGGA
This region includes:
- a CDS encoding 3-deoxy-D-manno-octulosonic acid transferase produces the protein MLLFYNLLRLLLAPFILLLLAAACLHPRYRARVPARLGFGLTRRLGWLQGPVFWVHALSVGELSSCAPLLRGLRSRWPEAPIVLSVTTKSGEAVARTHVAELCQAIVAAPYDLYPVVRHFIRTIRPAVFIQVETDFWPGWLQQLAQAGVPALLVNGRITARSFARYQRFSWFFAPMFRCFSALCMQTDADADNMASLGLAPARIHTLGNLKFDAAETRALTAAPGQRQAWSRGLRRRYGFAEHGPLLLLGSTHPGEEELLLLVCARLRATIPDLQILLAPRQPGRAEAISALAAQSGLIFRRRSQPREAGQGPFLLLDTLGELAGCYPLADVAFIGGSLVPLGGHNPVEAAAAGIPVCFGPHMADFAEIAAALEAVGGALRLEIRSLEDALRRLLTDERERERRGGAALNWLLAQRGVVQRHLQLIEPWLSGP
- a CDS encoding DUF1810 domain-containing protein; translation: MNANHDLSRFVSAQEGRYEMAYAELANGRKRSHWMWYIFPQLSGLGSSPMARRYALSGLEEAKAFLVHPLLGTRLVHISALLLSLETNKPTEIFGFPDDIKLRSSMTLFALARPEEPVFQ
- a CDS encoding RelA/SpoT family protein, producing the protein MQHGTFDIEDYRQSMAAIIGLGPETRVFWSALDFACDAHKNQRRRSGDPYIMHPCLAAQILAAELDIRSPEMLAAALLHDTIEDVKGVDSALLTEKFGPDVAAIVEGCTKVTNFTGGRQTFKKLVHRKIFSGAAARLEVMLVKLADRLHNMRTLKSMPRDKRQKIADETLDIYAPLATILGLFDIKRELYNLALTHKFPRQCKPIRAHIRELLKNPDALDIVNRIRAALAEKGLKACVELRTRELWAYYDMHHHMLMQRIETPQTIVILTEDLDSCYTALGVVNGIYAPSPRSIRDFIASPKPTGYQCLHCRPIIGGRKYLFKIRTEEMQRRARRGMVRDWTMGSRASTRFFKQIQEMFDILGRDESLSYRDLIAAGDRKEIYTYTPKGDLICLPVNSIALDFAFRIHSAIGLSCTGAMIGQQKVPASHVLQDGNVVRILRQDEPVVFDQEVQSLCQTPQARAELSKTFRIRREDVSRQIGASVLQQELRRYGIPREVLDKDMSGVLDHFGLPDMPALYLALGENRVRLPELVAEIRDRLYAGHPTLVPPTGILNQVTFSTVDPVVMKVSACCHPSPLDRGIIGLLSERGLSLHRKECPQLARIDFQREDAVEVRWQLSRTPVVKLQKLIVMQATKSALLTMLAKAPEIMAISEVVHLGSSDRDSAWEISFRISTLLDLKKIMRHLEHSGLVYEFELDM
- the rnr gene encoding ribonuclease R is translated as MAIKRRSQKRGAGFAALQRRAGGRAPRPATGRRQVTGVLEVTAKGFGFVAPTGQSALAGGKDIFIARSDLGGAVHGDTVAVRLLGTGRGRQEGVVCRVLQRAWTQVCGIFSASPAGGFIVPDNERLSQSFVVGRTDALAKNADGLAVLAEILDYGSESRQAQAKIVQILGDPLDAAVQERMALFAAGLATAFPKAVLAEVAALPELSECEPGREDLRHLPHVTIDGGDARDFDDAICVARAAEGGFMLYVSIADVSHYVRPGSALDREAYRRGTSVYLPGRVLPMLPERLSNDLCSLMPDVPRPAFTAILRFDAAGRRTGQRFTKSLIQSARRCTYAEIDRLLFQDGAPPAHAPAAILPMLELARSLARLLKAQRLTRGSLEFDAPEPEVELKGGRVVAIRRAARTGAHMLVEDCMLAANEAVAETLARARQPVLYRIHEAPDPEKLEIFADAARSLGLQLPPGAPDSGWVAQVLALSADLPQAYMISNLLLRSMLQARYSPENLGHFGLAADTYLHFTSPIRRYPDLIAHRVLQAWLQREQAAMAAADLAEAGLHLSRCERRAIELERDVLARMAVLCLHGREGESFGATISGFSSFGLYLDLEASGISGGVPMSLLPADYYLLDKRRHRLIGERHGRIFQLGDVVQARLETADITTRRLVFSLA
- a CDS encoding AAA family ATPase, with amino-acid sequence MQNQRPDSSGMPMPPFQNTTNSFFPGAGREALCEEIVLALMSGRRFLSLGGDAGSGKSLCCQIIMERLPPDWIPVYLNRPANSYEELLRQACIDLGTTGDSRRPGFSWPDEFNRQVLARQADLHKVLLILDQGEQLFSAILERLLDRCRHTGDLVPEFALLLVCPDTLMPVLEQLARLDPANRPDSMHVLLPMTAEESEQYLHFLLHAAGIHWDKHEAILNRKSCAAIFGQAKGNIARSKEMAATLLAQALPALAPNAAKAEAARGGAAATEAGQVASPLAPASSAAEEALPARGAEAAPKSAGISPPKAAPAVPQQEKSAGGGPPLEREDWPQEEQAAGSEADEPLEDNPLLLLYDLLTANKKLLAALLIAAGLFCMLGLRLELARPGSGVRPAETVLAAPQAAKAAPESNPAAPAPPAEEAAGPRGATLLEARLAASTALVASSYRGASTIHVLTLNSENAGQELASLLEAPAFFREEKQLYIIKKEGNPVSYFVFYGIFDTPEAARQARNNLSFELRAHHPYPLSVAEALQLNGG
- the aat gene encoding leucyl/phenylalanyl-tRNA--protein transferase; its protein translation is MPVFRLHRQPFFPSPDLAEPDGLLAVGGDLSPIRLLAAYRMGIFPWYGPDDPILWWTPDPRLVLFPDRMHVSRRLARTLRSGVFQVTADRAFAQVIAACAGTLRHGAAGTWLVPEMRAAYTRLHALGFAHSVETWQEGRLVGGLYGVGLGRVFFGESMFSAVRDASKVALASLVHNAGSLSLELIDCQVRSGHLLSLGAEEIAREAFMAHLRRLIQESEPQRPWRLSAWA
- a CDS encoding RNA methyltransferase; protein product: MGRSQVDGGALSGCGIILVHPKFPENIGAAARIACNFGIHGLHVVSDEHHDEERMLKMATHKAAFLIRDMHYCATTAEAVAPFQLVVGATARQGRRRMEDHTPREVMAQIAPLAAETRIALMFGSEASGLTNEDLDFCQYASTIPTADFASLNLAQAVAIHAYELYTALHAHPFSGVPKSDFANSYDLEGMYAHIEEALDIITFLRDDNHVFWMRNIRQFLGRVRLKKKEASLIRGVCRKLLWYSRRHSPESQTALARGEER
- a CDS encoding PilZ domain-containing protein; translated protein: MDNEKKSWDDIPALDLQDLQVEWDYRAEISNDKRRSQRLSDQELVKVFGVPCIPVKIATISSLNRGILQDISETGVAVRLQEALQVNERVKMGFFLGEEKILCKGIVRHVSEGSLGHTCGIKLVNVDEATKTRIHSVYVSVALKHGNSR